GAACGTGGCAAAAAAGAACCCCAGATAGCGTCGGGTGATAATAAGCATTTTATGCAGACACAAACTACACAAAAAAGAGAGTTTTAAATCAGAGGCAAATAAGAAAGACCCATGAAAACACGGCGAGCTCTTGAAATCTTGAAGCATTTTAGACTAAATGTGGGTTTTAGCAGGTAATTTAAACCCTCTTTGGTGGAGAATTCTGGGCTGCTTTAtactggaggaggaaaaatggcaaaaaatgacatttttatgaGAAAGCTGCACCGCACAGGGAAGTTTGTGTTCTGATTTTGACTTGGGATGGTTTTAAATTGTTCAGCCAGTCGAAACACCTCAGAAAAGGTTTCGTTTCCATCATCTCCCAAGTTCTCACCCTTTCACTTTTGAACTTTTTTTGCCTGGTTGCCGGGGCTCCTGGGAGGAGGCGGGGTCACGTGGCTCTGCTGGCTGGTCTGCATCCTGATTGGAGGcggctccagcaggggcggggccagaggaCGGCGAGGCGGCGCTGGCTTTTAAGGTTTTCTGGAGGTTGGATACCTAAGAgcaaagaaatccaaaaaataACCAATCGTGTTCATTCAATGGGAGCTAAAATCTGAACTAATAAAATGCCTAATTAAAGGGATTAAAAATGTCTATTTAAAATGATGAGACCATTGAAATGTGAACATAAACACACGTTTCACTGGTAATAAAAACTGAAGTAACAAGCACAGCATTTATACGCTGATTCttacattttcagatttaaattGATGTCCTAATTTGCTTTATTGACTCCACAAATTTTCAGGAAGAGACACTGTAGCATTACTTTAGCAAAAGAAGCTATTTTCAAAATCTTTGCTCACCACTTCCATTCAGAAGTTTTACTGCGTGTGCGGCCAGGAAGAGCTGCTAATTAGCATTTTCAATATTTCATCAACATTTCATAATTAGGAAAAGATATAGAGAGTCAAGAGAAATGCAAAGGTTAAGATCAAACCCAAAGGATGGAAGAGTGTTGTATTTTTCTGAAGGTGGAATCAGACAGCAGGATGAAAGAAAAGTGACTGACCTCTGTTTCAACTTGGATTTTAACCTTTAACTGGCTCTCTCTGTACTGGTTAGCCCTCGAGACCTGCTCCTCGATACCACACAGCACTGCCTCACAACCTGTGCACCTGGGagggagacgacagagacgacagagacgacaggagacacGGGAGACGacgggagacgacaggagacgacaggagacgacagagacgacagagacgacaggagacgacaggagacgacacagagacgacaggagacatcgGGAGACGATGGGAGACGacgggagacgacaggagacgacagagacgacagagacgacagagacgacaggagacgacagagacgacaggagacgacaggagacgacagagacgacaggagacatcgggagacgatgggagacgacaggagacatcgggagacgatgggagacgacaggagacgacagagacgacagagacgacagagacgacagagacgacagagacgacagagacgacaggagacgacaggagacgacaggagacgacaggagacgacagagacgacaggagacgacaggagacgacaggagacgacaggagacgacaggagacatcgggagacgacaggagacatcgggagacgacagagacgacagagacgacaggagacgacaggagacatcgggagacgacaggagacgacaggagacacgggagacgacaggagacatcgggagacgacagagacgacaggacgacaggagacgacaggagacgacaggagacgacaggagacgacagagacgacagagacgacaggagatgacaggagacatcgggagacgacaggagacgatgggagacgacaggagacatcgggagacgacagagacgacagagacgacagagacgacagagacgacaggagacgacaggagacgacagagacgacagagacgacagagacgacaggagacgacaggagacatcgggagacgacagagacgacaggagacgacaggagacgacagagacgacaggagacgacaggagacaaCGGGAGACGAtgggagacgacaggagacatcgggagacgatgggagacgacaggagacgacagagacgacagagacgacagagacgacaggagacaacagagacgacagagacgacaggagacgacaggagacgacaggagacgacaggagacgacagagacgacaggagacgacaggagacgacaggagacgacaggagacgacaggagacacaggagacatcgggagacgacaggagacatcgggagacgacaggagacgacagagacgacaggagacgacagagacgacagagacatcgggagacgacaggagacgacgggagacgacaggagacatcgggagacgacagagacgacagagacgacaggagacgacaggagacgacaggagacgacaggagacgacagagacgacagagacgacaggagatgacaggagacatcgggagacgacgggagacgacaggagacatcgggagacgacagagacgacagagacgacagagacgacagagacgacaggagacgacaggagacgacagagacgacagagacgacagagacgacaggagacgacaggagacatcgggagacgacaggagacgacaggagacgacggagacgacagagacgacaggagacgacaggagacaaCGGGAGACGATGGGAGACATAGGGAGAtgacaggagacgacagagacgacaggagacaaCAGGAGACGATGGGAGACATCGGGAGACGACAgaagacgacagagacgacagagacgacagagacgacaggagacgacagagacgacaggagacgacaggagacatcgggagacgacaggagacgacaggagacatcgggagacgacaggagacgacaggagacatcgggagacgacaggagacatcgggagacgacagagacgacaggagacgacaggagacatcgggagacgacaggagacatcgGGAGACGATAGGAGACATCGGGAGATGacggagacgacaggagacatcgggagacaacaggagacgacaggaggagacgacaggagacatcgGGAGACAACAGGGAGACATCGGAGACGACAGGGAGTCAGCTGTTAGGAGTTCCAAACACAGAGACTGGCAACATAAAGCTGAGACAGGCTGGACACTGACCACTCCTGCAGCGTATTAACTATGTTTGGAAGCTCGTTGGGGCCCAGGTCGCGGCCGACGCTGCAGtctacctccacctgctggttcctctggtccagTTTGCCCTGGATAATGTCACAATAAACGGCCTCGATCAGCAGGTCCTCCAGCTCCCGCACgttcttcagctccagctgctgcagcagcagcgagtaGGGCAGGCACTGAGGGGGAGAAGCACAACACCTCCTCTAGTTTGTTTGCTCTCTTTAAAACAAGACGCTCAATTTGAGGCTCCTTTTAACTTTGGGACGAGGACTTGCTGAAGCGCCCATTTGTCTAAATGTCAGTGCCACAGGAGGACGACAGTTTTACAGTCTCCCACTGTCCAATTATGAAGTTCACGCCTTCCTACGGGGACGACACTGACACTTTCAAGAGGAATAAGGGGGGGTGAAAGGATGAAAGGAGCAACAGTACTGgaaagtgtaaaaataaaatttgacAAAGGGCACCAAGGTGGTGAAATTCAGTTAATTATTTAGCAtgaagacaaaaggaaaaggtcaaaagCAGAACGGTGACCAGTGGCCATAATCATAAAGTTTTAGGAAGAAAGAGCTCATCTAGGTGGCAGATTTCTAAGAAAATTCTTATAACTAGTTTCCCTCTGAAGGTATGACGGCTTTTCTAAAGATGAAAGTTGTTCACCGAGTGTCTCGGTGCCTAAAAGAGCTCTGAAGATAAAGAGCTGTTGGGGGTAATGAGGAGGACTCGTGGGACAGGTTTTAAGCAGTTTAAAATAGCAGAGACAGTGCTCAGGGAGATCTTTTCCAGAGACGGCAGGAGGTTGATGAAACGCTTCATAAAAATAAGTGCAGATATCGTTGACTTTGATCTCATTAAAGATCCAGTCACAATGCAAAAAACCAGGAGGTGGGAATGAAAGGGTCAGAAATCTACTGCGACACAGCTTCCAGATCTGAACACAATTAGTAGTTGAAGGTTTTATATTTTCTTGTCCAAATAAGATTCACTCAGGATATTTTGACAGTCATTTCTCAGGGTCCCACGATTAAGAACTTAAATGATCACAAGGACCAACATGATGCCAAGTTCTTGGGAGCAATGTtagacaataaaaataaatttacaGCCAAGCTGCACATAATTAAAGGTTATAGGAGTAATTCAGCAGTCCACGCGCCCTTTTATCTAGACTGTAGCGGATCATTAAAACTCAAAGAATTAAACACTTGAAACATGTGAATAAAGAATCCGAATATATGAGTTTCTCTTTAATGTGACCAGGTTAAATCACTCAACGTGTGAGCAGCTCCCAATGGAtggggctgcagcaggaaatgccAGTACCTTCAGATTGGACGCCAGGCTGATGATGGAAAGGTGGCGGAGCTTGTTCCTCTGTGCGGGGGTCAGCTCCGGTAGCGAGGCTGCTCTCTCTGGCCCAACAAAAACACGGAGCAATTACACACAAGGAAATAACGGCACGGATGAAATCCGCCAGCCGGGTTTGGTGCCCCTTTAAACGCCCTTACGGCCTAATATTGACACTTTTTTAAAGCTGGGGTACAGACAGCCTGAGCAGTGAGGATGCTGGCGGGATTCAGCCTCCAGTAACCGGCACCTGATCTCCGGCTCCTCGGGTGACGGCGCTCAGCCTCTCcgacagcagctctgacagctccTCTACGGCTCCTGTCAAAGTCAACGTGCTCCCAGTCGGCGTGACTCCAAAGCGAAGGGAACAATTAAGTaggctatttttttttcccaggctACTGGATGATGCTCAGCATTAAATTAGACATAATTAATATTCTATTTCTTGCCGAAGCGTCCTGGTGCATAACAGGAACGGCAAATTGAATCACAAAAGAGTGCTTTGTTGTGCATTTGTGCGAGCGCTTCAGTCAgtcagaggctgctgctgcagtctggcaggtgagggagctggaggaatCCGCCccgcagcacagaaacacagctcATAAGAAAAAATTTGCAGCTCTCCTCCATAACTTATTTACGCTGTGCTGCCACTGAAAATACCTTTGTAGTCGCAGTAGGTTCCATAGGCAAAGAGGTTGAGGAGCTGGTAGACGGGAGCATGGGGGCCGTTCTCCAGCTGTGGGAGGAACCACAGAGAATATTATGTAGAATACAGGATTAATAATAAATATCCCCTCCACAGGTGAACGGTGCTGATGCGTTCCGTCTGTGCACAGTGGGACATCGAACCACACGTTCACACCTGGAATCAAAATCTGTCTCCTTTTGTTTAGTTCAGGTGTTAAATATTACAACAGCGAATCGCAGTTCTGGAATCTTTTATTCCAAGTTAATGGAGGttggaggaaatggaggaaaattcTCCGTAACTGGTCCCGGGTGCTGCAAACGCCGAGCCAGCTTCAGTCGAATCGACCACATTTTGCTTTAATGCTTTTGTCCCAGATGGAAATGTTGTTCGTGTGGCTAAATGTCAGGCTAATTTGACAAATCCTTCATCCCCTGATATTTACACCTGTTACCTGCTGCGccacagacggaggaacaggaagCGTGAGGTGGTACTCACCTCTTTGACATTGGGCAGCTCCAGTATGTCGGAGAAGACGTAGAGCCCCGGGGTCTCCAGCAGAGAGCTGACCGCCTGGGCCAGAGCTGAGCCCGACAAAGACAGCAGCTGCTCCGACTCCATCTGGAACACAGGAAGCAGAGACACTGAAGAGCGACGCAGCAAATGGGAGCGTGATCAACACACAGCAGCGAGGGTGAGCCTCCGACCGCTGATCGAGGCGCAGATTATGATTAGAGATGGAGGCGCTGGTTTGCCTTTCATTAAGACCGTGTGTCGGACCGTGTGATGAGCCCAGGACCCGTCAGAACACGCTCCACTGAAGTTGGGCAGTAGTCTTGTAGTTAAGGTGAGGGTAGGTGATGCCAGCAGCGCTGTATCTGcagctttatgatcaaagcccttCGGCCTTGAGCCTTCAGAGATCAATGGTCAATGTCCCTCAGAGCTCCTAATCTTTGCTGCTCCGTTTGGGGTTTTATCGGAATATGAGAAAACATTTGTGTATCATCTTGGTCACGCCATCTTGGTCACGCCTCCAGACACTTGGGGGCTCACGACcgggtaaacaaacaaacaatcacgATTAAAAAATAGTGTTGACCAAAGCTCTTATCCTTGAAATTACCTGGAGAGTTACTGGGATAGATAAAGGATGCACATTaggcagcggcagcagagcaTGGGATGTATGTACCGGTAAATTCATCAGCAGCATAAAGTCATTTAAGCATTGTGCGCTCAGGGCAACAAAAGAATAATAACCCAATTAAGTAATGAAAGCAATCTGCCCAGAAACACCACAAAAAGGCATTTTCTGATTAGCTTTGATGTTTTTTGCACTTTGGCCATGCAATGCATCATCTTCATAATACAATTACCCAGAAAATAACAGCGGGGAAACGGAAAAACGGCATAAAACATCTAAAAAGACTAATTAAAATTCCATAGGACGTGTTCCCTGGATATTTAGAGATCCTAATCACAGATGACACGTCTTCAGAGGGAACCCAAACGTGGTCTCTCAGATCCACAATACAGTCAGTGGAATTGCATCACGTTGGTTTTGAGGCCATTtcgtaaaatgaataaaagagaaGGAGGATGTGCAACACTGGGCTCAGATTAGTGCGGCTGGTCCGACTGCgtcacaggctgcagcttccTAGATGAAGAGGTCTCTCAGAGCTTCCAAAGGTTGCACCACCCTTCAGACGGCGGCTCAACAGACAGAAGCTCGTCCTTCCatcaacaacaaagaaaaaaaataacattctGAGCTTCTAATTTCaggcatttaaataaaaaccaaatcaaaCGTAGGGCTGCAGCCATCTGTGACTAATTACTGAATTTATGCCTTTGGGTGAAAGATGACTGCAGGAACTCAGCAGGTGGCCTGAACTTGCTGAATATTCAAGAGGCAGCTGTTCACCTGCAGACGGCTTACCTGAGAGATGCACCATAAGTATAACTGCATATATCATCAACACTGTATTATCATGGCTATTTAGACACAAGGACACTTATGAAGTATTTAAGCATTTACTTTTCTCAAAGGTTCTACAGCACAACATGCAACTAAAGCTTCCAAATGAGCATTTTATTCATATTATCTTATTACGATATTAGCTGGGATGCGATTTTGGGAACTGGCTCACACATTTAAATCTACAGCCATTCTAAACCAAATCCTCACAAATTAAATTGGGGAGAAAATagagaagatgatggaaaaATCTCATTTGTTGAAACACTTCATCCCTTGTATGCATGGGAATGGGTAAAACAAGTTGATATTATATTTGAAATACTAGTATATACGAGGTATTTTTGGTTACTGCTGATCTGCTTGAGGAAACTGACAATGTTTATTTCCTAAACAGCATAATTAGgcaataaaatggaaaatataatATCACAATTGGAAAGCGGTCAAAAACTCGGGTGATTTGAATCAAAAGCTAAATTGTTAGCAGTATGAATAATCTCCAAATTCCGTTTCCAACAGTGTTTAATGATAGATCCTGTGGTGGTGATCTAACTTAACCCCAATAGTTCAAATTAAGCTCTTACATACCAGCTACTAACATTAGCCACGCTGAGCTAACCGAGCGTCTCATAACTAAAATAGTGCGAATATACCGACAGAGAATAATTTTTAATGACGTTTTCCGACGGGACTATCAAAGGAGtataaaatgtcaggaaacgTGTTATTTTTTATACTTACACTTCCCACAACAACAATCTCCGgcagcagctaacagctaactagCGCTGTAGACGTGAGGCCTCTATTCTTTTATAGACTTTAACGTTTTTTTGATCCACACAACAGTACGGTACGAATGACTGAACAATAGGACGCACATGTAGATATCAACAaaggaatttaaaaacaaagataGTGCGAATTACCTTGATATTTAGGTTTTAGCCTAGCACACGGGATTATCCAGTTCCGCTGTCAGAACACGAACGACAACAAAAGAACGAAAGCGTTGATTGGACAATAATGCTGAGTGGGCGGGGCAAACGCGCATACGTTCAAACTCGTCCTATCGATCACGCAAAATAGTGACACCTAGTGGTCATATGGTCACACTACATTAGAATGCGTCAAGCGAAATTAGAATGCATGGATTTTTCTCCTAAAACATATCAGCTATTTAGATTAAAAACTACAATACAGCACATTTATGATGTTACATCACACCAATGACTCATATTTTGTTCTTAATGGGACAGTAATCAAACTAATCCCGTTTCACTAAAATCGGTCTGTGAGTCAGGCCTCGTACAAATGCCACTTTCTTACATTGTCTTCTAATGTGGCTAATGTGGCTTCGAATTTTGATCTTGAGTCAATTTCTAGGCAATAATTTTAGCCCTTCATTTTACTGAGAtctcattttcaaaaatatggTCGCAAAAGGTTCTAAATTCAAAGCcagtcacatttacattttggcTCTCCAAACCATTCAAACAAACATCTTTAACTGCAGATCAAATCAACAACAGCCCCTAAAATAACACATTGATGGCTTTCAAACATGGTTGAATACAGATTATTATCTCAGCAAACGTTTGATTAATAATTAGCCTGCAAGCACATTAGAAGAGCCCTCAAATCAAACAGCTAATTAAAATCCATCATTTTTCTTGTTTACCTTTTCTGATGGGGCCTGAAAAGGCATTTTGCACAATGTTACAACCATTAATGTGGTTTGAAATGTTATTGTCAGCATAAATATATGTACTTGAATTTGAAGACTTTATTTTGGAATAGTGGAGCTACAAAAAGTGTTGGCTGATTTCTGAATAGGTGGTGAAAAGTCCCAAAAAGTGACTAAATTCCGTGTAGCAGATTTACTGTCCTGGTTTTGCACCTAGACCGATAAGGTATCTCGAACACTGAAATAGAACTAAATTTTTACGTTATAACATATCGAAGGATCAACTGTAAACCACACACTTGATGCGTTAAACCAGCCAGCAAAGGAGATTTCACTGCAAGAGAGAGGACATAAAAATCTGTGGTACATTGGAATTCCTCCCTGGTGGCACATACAATATTTCATCAAGATTTTATTGCCGCAGTTTGTGAAATAATTGAGATTGTATTATGTCCCCCGTGGCTGTAAAGAATGAGCATTTACAACATGAACCTGCTCTGGTTTCACTTGCAGATGTTTTTCCTGCCACACTTCTgcgtttcctgtttgtgctgccAAGTCTCGGTCCTTTTGATTAAAAACCTACGATCATGCTTCAACAAAACATTGCTGCTCCTGACTAATGATTCATCAAATCATAAAGTGCTGACCAGTAACCAAAGAAGGGAACTTTTTAGGTTCCTCTTATGTCAGCAGATGTATTCAAATAAACATGACAGATAAACTTCACGAAAGTAAAAGCAAAGTTAAACAGACTCTGTGTGACTAATGCACATTATTGCACTGTTTCTGTGAAGAGATAtagtaaaaaaatgtaaaagataaaaatgatttatgtCCGTGTAAATTCTGCCGTATAAATATTGATACTCATAAATTAGAATGAAATCAAAATTCCTTCCCGGAGGCTCACAGTTTTGTCATTCCTTCTCATTTCCTTCGGTTGCTGGAAGTTGTCGCTTTCAGACATTAAAAAcacgtttgtgttgtgttgctggCGACAATAATACATCAGCATTGTAGGTAAATACCCGGcggtgtgtgttttaaatgagTGTGTCCTCACAAGCACATTATCAAGCTGAGCTGCCAGAGCCTGGTGGCCCTGCAGGAGAAATATTTCACAATTATGGACTTTAGTGCTTTTTCTCTGACACGACCCTCACTGGACTGGAGAGAgcactttgtcttttttattgccAATTATAGGTGTCCaaaagcacactgagctgaagTAAAGAgaaggatcacacacacacacctgcagagagagagagagagaggctgtcaGTGTGTTACGGGTGCAGATAAAAGAGTCCCCGTCATGGCGACTAGCGTCTCTAATTCTCTAACGTGCTGCAGAGTGCAGGTGGATGCTGAACCATCGGACCAGAAATGAGCTTTTAAGCATTTATTTCTCCCCAAAGACGATGCATCTGCGTTCTGGTGGAGCAGGAAACTGTTTTAGGCTGAgactctcgctctctctctctctctcacacacacacacacacacacacacacacacacacacacacacacacacaccacacacacacacacacacacactaccatCATTATGATTGACCCGACCAGAGGGGCCTCAGGGGTTAAAGGCCACAGATTCTCCCCTGGACACTAAATTGCTGTCTACTTTGGACAAACAACTCAGTTTATATTTCCTCTGAGCCCAGAATCCCCCCAGAAGGTTTCTGCCTTTGTTCCTGTGATCAGAAGCAAACGATAATCGGTACTTAGAGTGTCTGGACGGAAGCCTCCCAGTTTGTGATGATGTGAAAGGCTCTGTGGTCACGGTGGATCAAAATCCAGCTGCTGTTGTCTTAACACGGTGATCTTGTGACCAATAACTAACTGTGACACTTTTTAGAGCAACTTGAGCTCAGATGAGACGTTCTACAGAGCACATCTCACTGGCACGAGCAGCAAATGAATCGCTCATTTCTTTCTGTAACGACTTGTTTTAATCATCTAAAATAAACTGtctaaaatgcaaaaatgcCTTTTTCA
The DNA window shown above is from Takifugu flavidus isolate HTHZ2018 chromosome 10, ASM371156v2, whole genome shotgun sequence and carries:
- the cops7a gene encoding COP9 signalosome complex subunit 7a, which encodes MESEQLLSLSGSALAQAVSSLLETPGLYVFSDILELPNVKELENGPHAPVYQLLNLFAYGTYCDYKERAASLPELTPAQRNKLRHLSIISLASNLKCLPYSLLLQQLELKNVRELEDLLIEAVYCDIIQGKLDQRNQQVEVDCSVGRDLGPNELPNIVNTLQEWCTGCEAVLCGIEEQVSRANQYRESQLKVKIQVETEVSNLQKTLKASAASPSSGPAPAGAASNQDADQPAEPRDPASSQEPRQPGKKSSKVKGLRGSGKIWSKSN